The Artemia franciscana chromosome 11, ASM3288406v1, whole genome shotgun sequence genome has a segment encoding these proteins:
- the LOC136033190 gene encoding dual specificity protein kinase pyk3-like, protein MMYSEKNKYATENYHIDNDSLKDVELLCKGVHHTIYSGKRCLSSTESETYVSVPIVLRDYSGDDIDVFRKQVDILKDLKHDKLIKFVGVSTLSLDSKHHEQIVLEKALGGTLRERIENYANPLSVEEVLTAARDIADVMKYLHTKKIRYRGLSTKKIFLRQNNTIALTPCSQSIRKSDIEKKDWRRVAEGVYNSLCDVYSYGMVLIEMLLGKSLNDLEKSKQIKYLANGTIDVDHVANYLPHKESSLLLFQIARRCLKEKSKERLFSFKVIHEELEELSKIFLPSKSFEDVQKISDGTHANISKARYEKTWVALKDFCGYNNKAFHGEFLQLKKLKHKNIVRLLGVASGIKDIESIRGEQLVLEYCSEGSLAQRIKKPFKFMDRIFIARDIAEGMEYLHSKELLHRNLCSSNILVKQDGTAVICDFRMTIEFSEKVKEKFDNHPRSAPEMTEDEGYDLSSDVYSFGMLLLELASGKTLEELTLDYKESGYVNLDNSRQLMGSISNDAEAEFLVSLVKKCVEEATSSRLSFPEIVEEIRKNKVCAIHKEPLDPVFQWRNDFYEVYKAHLDTSTVNIFIFVSKETTDKEVLEKELPFIVSLKHENIIQLRGLTTITTANSQLNKHLVYDCLEESIDTTNSGIWPITRVLEGNRHLKKADVIKAAKEISSALNQLHINEKTHKRLTNYCIFMSEKRCLLIDLAVASISLDNHGNGGSKLRTPPEERRKEENIDEKRADVYRFGVLFCELIFGKVFEDLKLPIEKDEKRTEVIDFNQMRRQNRKLLKSNRKKLYKFAIRCLNSCPINRPTLKNVIEKLDNTKW, encoded by the coding sequence ATGATGTattcagagaaaaataaatatgctacTGAGAACTATCATATTGATAATGATAGTTTAAAAGATGTTGAATTACTTTGCAAGGGTGTACACCATACTATCTATTCGGGAAAACGGTGTCTTTCTAGTACAGAATCAGAAACATACGTGTCTGTGCCCATTGTTCTTAGGGATTATTCTGGTGATGACATAGACGTATTTAGAAAGCAAGTGGATATACTAAAAGACTTGAAGCATGACAAACTAATAAAGTTTGTTGGTGTTTCTACTTTATCGTTAGACTCAAAGCATCATGAGCAAATAGTGCTGGAAAAGGCTCTTGGTGGAACCTTAAGAGAAAGAATTGAAAACTATGCTAACCCTTTGTCTGTAGAGGAGGTATTAACTGCAGCAAGAGATATTGCAGACGTGATGAAGTACTTACACACAAAGAAAATAAGGTACAGAGGTCTGTCAACAAAGAAAATCTTTCTTAGACAAAACAACACCATAGCACTTACTCCCTGTTCTCAATCCATCCGCAAGTCAGACATAGAAAAGAAGGATTGGAGAAGGGTTGCAGAAGGAGTATATAATAGTCTGTGTGATGTTTATTCATATGGGATGGTATTAATTGAAATGCTTTTGGGAAAATCCTTAAATGATTTAgagaaatcaaaacaaataaagtaTTTAGCTAATGGTACTATCGATGTCGACCATGTGGCCAATTATCTGCCGCACAAAGAATCTTCTTTGCTGCTCTTCCAGATTGCTAGGAGATGCCTCAAAGAGAAATCTAAAGAAAGATTGTTTTCCTTTAAAGTTATTCATGAAGAGCTAGAAGAATTAAGTAAGATATTCTTGCCATCTAAAAGTTTTGAGGATGTCCAGAAAATAAGTGATGGGACGCATGCTAATATCTCAAAAGCAAGGTACGAAAAAACATGGGTGGCCTTAAAAGATTTCTGTGGTTATAATAACAAAGCTTTTCATGGAGAATTCTTgcaactgaaaaaactgaaacataAGAATATCGTGCGTTTACTTGGGGTGGCAAGTGGCATCAAAGATATAGAATCGATAAGGGGAGAACAGTTAGTCCTTGAGTACTGTTCTGAAGGATCACTAgcacaaagaataaaaaagccTTTCAAATTTATGGACCGAATCTTTATAGCTAGGGATATAGCTGAAGGTATGGAGTACCTTCATTCAAAGGAGCTACTGCATAGGAATTTGTGTTCCAGCAATATTTTAGTGAAACAAGACGGTACTGCCGTGATATGTGATTTCCGAATGACAATCGAATTTTCAGAGAAGGTTAAAGAAAAGTTTGATAATCATCCACGCAGTGCTCCTGAAATGACAGAAGATGAAGGATATGATTTAAGCTCAGATGTTTACTCATTTGGAATGCTTCTATTAGAACTAGCTTCAGGAAAAACGTTAGAAGAATTAACACTTGATTACAAAGAAAGTGGGTATGTCAATCTCGACAACTCTAGACAATTGATGGGCAGCATTTCTAACGATGCGGAAGCGGAATTTCTGGTCAGCTTGGTCAAGAAGTGCGTAGAAGAAGCGACTTCATCACGGTTGTCATTTCCAGAAATCGTTGAAGAGATTCGTAAGAATAAGGTATGTGCAATTCACAAAGAGCCACTTGATCCAGTATTTCAGTGGAGAAATGATTTTTATGAAGTTTATAAGGCACATCTTGATACAAGCACTGTaaacatatttatatttgtatcCAAAGAAACTACAGATAAAGAAGTCCTAGAAAAGGAATTGCCATTCATTGTAAGCTTAAAGcatgaaaatattattcaattaAGGGGATTAACAACAATAACCACAGCAAATTCTCAACTAAACAAACATTTGGTATATGATTGTCTGGAGGAGAGTATTGATACCACCAATAGTGGCATATGGCCCATAACCAGAGTGCTGGAAGGTAACAGACATCTAAAAAAGGCCGACGTCATCAAAGCTGCAAAGGAAATTTCTTCTGCTTTAAATCAACtgcatataaatgaaaaaactcaCAAAAGGCTGACCAATTATTGCATATTTATGTCAGAAAAACGGTGTTTACTTATAGACCTTGCAGTAGCAAGTATTTCATTAGACAACCATGGAAACGGAGGCTCAAAATTGCGCACCCCACCTGAAGAGaggagaaaagaagaaaatatagatGAAAAGCGTGCTGATGTGTATAGATTTGGTGTTCTATTTTGTGAACTTATTTTTGGGAAAGTTTTTGAAGACTTAAAGCTTCCAATAGAAAAAGATGAGAAAAGAACTGAAGTCATTGATTTCAATCAGATGAGACGACAAAacagaaaacttttaaaaagcaatagaaaaaaattatacaaatttgcTATTAGGTGCTTAAACTCCTGTCCAATAAACAGACCGACTCTTAAAAATGTAATTGAGAAACTTGATAACaccaaatggtaa